The Paenibacillus wynnii DNA window AAGGTTTATGCTCCTTTGTATGCATCTCTAATATTTAGATTAACATTGAGAATAGATAAAAACAATCAGGGACTTTCCGTACGAATACCGGTATAAAGCCTTTCGCTCCTATTTTCCGGCATTTCCGCCTGTTTCAGATAAGGTGCTACTCTCGCGAACAGGGTGGCAAATGAATAGGTTCCGTCAGATTGTTTAGCATCCGAAATAATGTAACGTTTGACCATAAGGTCTCCCACAGCAGTTATTTGTATTTCCGTCACCGTTATCCACCCTTTTGTCATTTTCATTAGAATATGGCGGAAAGGTGTTATAGATTATTCTTTCCTGAAGTTAAATACATTTTTTGTATAATTTTCTGCATCCTTAATAAAGGTGAGTTGGCAGCCACCACGAAAAACCTGCCCGTCACTTTAATAAACGGTTTGGAGATCAATTATACTTTTTAGTTTTTTCACTTACTGCCGCTGATCAAATAATTAATGATCTCTTGGTTAACGCTATCATATTGCTCATGATTAATTCCATGGCCCGCGTTAGGAATGATTTTATACGTAATCTGATTCAATTCCAGCTCCTTGATTGAGGATGGATAATTGCTTAACTGGTCATATTCGCCAATTAAAAACAGTGACTTTTCCCTTATGATCGCCAGCTCATCCTTTGTAAATTTCCTATACTTGTGAGACATCATGGATCTATTATTAAAATACTTTAGCAAGTAAGTCCAATGAGCCATAATCTCATTGTTTTCCTCAAAAACTTTCGATGAGTTTGGAGCACAGAGTTTTCTTAAGAGTTTTTTCGTTGTTTTTTCGGAGGCTGGCAATAAAGCTTCGGGTAGAAAAAGCATTGCCATTCGAAGCATATTTACTTTAACTCCCCCCGCCATCCCTACTACCTTGTTCACCTTACTTGGATTGGTTATTGCAAAATAATTGGCAAGATAGGCGCCGTTGGAAACACCCGCAACGTTTACCTTATCTAAATGAAACCACTCTAGAACTTCGTTTATCCATACGGATTGGTCGAAGTTCTTATAATTATCATTAGGAACACTTTTTCCGGGCCCCCCCATAGTATCAATCGCTATCACATAAAAATGCTTCGAAAGCTCTTGAATGTTAAAGATCCACATCAAAGCGGAATTATCACCGACTCCATGGAATAACAGCAGTGGAGGATTCTCTGGAAAACCTGCAACTATTACATGTGTTGAACCGAAAGTAGATGATATATCCACTTCCTGAATAGTAATTCCCCATTGATCCAGTAACTTTTGGTAGGAAGCATAAACAAGACTTTTACCTTGTACCTTTTTAAATGGGTTAATACTCATGTAACACCACTCCTTCTTTTAGGCTTTTATAAAAGTATATAGGAAAAGCCAACTCTCCTATATTTTGGAAAATGGCAGCTTTGTGAATGTTTGCTAGTAATCAAACGTCGTTTTTCTATGCTCTGGCTACAGCTAACGTTTGTCTTGAATATATTATCTTGGAAACCAACAGCGATTCCCAGATCTTTCGCGATGACCAACTCATCATAAGGATACATGAATAATTTTCCTCCACTTACAAACACTACGGTAAAAAGGGAGGTCAATGCTTTATGTGTCAACGCTTTTCCATGGCGGCCGAGTTGCCGAAGGTTCAGGAGCATTTTCAGATCGATCGGGTGATGTACTTCTATAAAAACCGCTATAACATTAGCCCAACGCAGCATATGCCAGTCGTGCTACAGCAGAACGGGGAGCGAATTTTGGATGAATTCCGCTGGGGATTGATGCCCTTTTGGGGAAAAGATGCGATTAACGCAGATCTCAGGAATGTGCATCAGAATTCGGGCTACCGCAGAATAGTAGACAAGCAGCGGTGTATTATCCCGTGCAACGGATTGTACTATTGGAAAATAGAAGGGAAGAAGTCCTATCCGGTGCGGGTGGTCATGAAAAACCGCGGCATGTTCGGGGTGGCCGGTCTATACGAAATTTGGCGGGATACACGTGGGGAACCGCTCCGTACCTGCACCTTGGTCATGACGCAGGCCAATCCGCTAATTGGGCAATTTCAGAGCCGGATGCCAGCGATTCTATCCCCGGAGGAAATGACCCAGTGGCTCGATGAGAAGACGAACAATCTTAATGCGCTTGATTCTATTCTACGTCCCCATTCGGCAGAAGAGATGCATGCGTATGCAGTAACGCCACGGATCGATGACGGCAACGACACCGCTGAATGCATTCGGGAGATGGATCTGAAGCATGCGTGGGTAAAGTCCTAATGATCCCCGACTTTTTGATAAAAGGCCAACCCGGCAAAAGGTTTGGTCTTTTTTTGTTTTTATAGGTTCATATTTAAATCTGATGTCAGATTGAATAATAATCCATAGTCCATTCCAGTAGTACCTTCCTCTTACTAGTGCTGTCCCATAAGCCATGAAGTGGCTGCTTGGGACACCCTCTTTTTTGAGTAGGATTATGTTGGGATTAATAAAACCTTTAACAAAGGGCAATCTAAAAAAGAATTAACTTGTTGGGAAAAATACGAACATAAGAAAAAGGAGTGGACAATATTGAAAGTAGTGGTAACCGGTGCGGCAGGTAAAATCGGCCGATGGGCCGTAAGAACAATCTTAGATGCCGGTCATGAAGTTATAGCTTCAGATAAAAAATTAAGAGAAGAATCTGCTTCGTTAAATTTCGTTCAAGCTGAATTACGTGACTATGGTCAGGTCTGTCA harbors:
- a CDS encoding alpha/beta fold hydrolase, translating into MSINPFKKVQGKSLVYASYQKLLDQWGITIQEVDISSTFGSTHVIVAGFPENPPLLLFHGVGDNSALMWIFNIQELSKHFYVIAIDTMGGPGKSVPNDNYKNFDQSVWINEVLEWFHLDKVNVAGVSNGAYLANYFAITNPSKVNKVVGMAGGVKVNMLRMAMLFLPEALLPASEKTTKKLLRKLCAPNSSKVFEENNEIMAHWTYLLKYFNNRSMMSHKYRKFTKDELAIIREKSLFLIGEYDQLSNYPSSIKELELNQITYKIIPNAGHGINHEQYDSVNQEIINYLISGSK
- a CDS encoding CapA family protein, which produces MTEIQITAVGDLMVKRYIISDAKQSDGTYSFATLFARVAPYLKQAEMPENRSERLYTGIRTESP
- a CDS encoding SOS response-associated peptidase, coding for MCQRFSMAAELPKVQEHFQIDRVMYFYKNRYNISPTQHMPVVLQQNGERILDEFRWGLMPFWGKDAINADLRNVHQNSGYRRIVDKQRCIIPCNGLYYWKIEGKKSYPVRVVMKNRGMFGVAGLYEIWRDTRGEPLRTCTLVMTQANPLIGQFQSRMPAILSPEEMTQWLDEKTNNLNALDSILRPHSAEEMHAYAVTPRIDDGNDTAECIREMDLKHAWVKS